CGACGGCACATTGACTGTCTTGAGCATCCAGCCAACCTTTCCATAAGAAATGGTGCCAACTCTTGGGGGAGCTTGTGACCATCTTCGTCTTGACAAAGCCTGGTCTCATCAATCTGATGGTCCCTAGAGTCATCCCACGTCTTCTTCATACGGATCGATGAATGCAAATCTTAATCTGGGATATTCTCTACGGCACTCTCAAGATATCCGGTCAACGGGGGCTCGCTCAAGATCAAGATTTTCCTCTGGCAACTCATCCACGGCCGTGTCCCGACATGACTACATCTGCTTTTGGCATGGGCGAAACAACGCGAAGTGTGTTCTTTGCAAGGAGGAGGAAAATGCATATCATATCTTCTTCTCTTGCCACATTCtaaaattatttggagttgcaTGCGGGGATGTTCTTACATGCAATAGGGACCCGGGGTTTTTTGctgatttttatttcttgaCTAGGTTTCTCAAGCAAAATGGGGAGAAGAGGGGGACTTGTCGATCTTATCATATGGTTGTCTTTTGCAGCTTAGAGTTAGCAAGCGTTTTGGCTTTACCCGCAATAAGGTCACCATTGAAGGTTGTTGAAGCGGTGTTTCCCAGTGACTCTGTTCGCACGTTAATTCTCCTGACTCTAGTATAAGCCATTTGCGAATAAGCGTATCTCAGGTGGTTGGTTCATTGTGATGGAACTAGCCCACCCTCATTCAAGTCACAGACTATGGATGCTCGTATTTCCTGAATTTATTCCAGACTTTAACCAGCGTTGTGCTTTCAGTGgaagtgacgtacccgtcaactacAAGTTGCatgtggtgacttcgtcaatttCAAGATGATCGGCCGGTGGCTCAGTCCTTGTAGGAATAGGGTGTGCGTTCACaggggtgagtgtacgtgcgtgtgtgtgagtGCTTGCGTCTTTActgtgtttcctaaaaaataaaaaatagtatAAGCCATTCCTAAATTTCATGAAACTGCTGGTTAATTCTCATGGCAGAGATAGCAAATCCCAAGAAAAACACCTTTTGCCATGCGACGCCGGCTACGTACGGTAAACTCAGGTGACAAAGAAAGGTCAAGTGCTTCGATCGCTTCGCACgtttcctcctccttttgtTCCCAGGCTCCCAGCAAAGGTTTGGAATGGAAGAAACTGACTTGTCGACTGTCGTGGATTCCCTTTTTGATTTCACCTAATCTCCCACTTAACCGCAGAATAAAAGCACTATGACTAGCTGCTATCCGGATCCAGAACCCAGATGCGATCGTGACGTGGTACGTTGCTGATGTGCACCTCCCATCACTAAAGGGCTCGCAAACAAAACACTACCCCCAAAAGGACATCTAGTGTAATTTATGAGAAACCAATGTTTTATCCAAATCATGTGGTAGATTAAAATAAGGTTTAACTGGAGCTTCCAGTTCCTTTTTCTTATGTTGTTTCTACCTAACATGAATCCAAGTTTAACAATTAACCTAGATATGTTCCCATAACCtgttgcatatatatactgcTTCACAGTTCCAGTTTGTATGACGCCCAAAAGTTTCAGAGATCTCAAAAGATAGTTAGTAATAAAGGTTGGCTTGAAGCACAACACCCCTATGTTACAACACTGCTGATTAACCTTACAGTAACAGAAATGGCCCATGATGCTTCAGCATCAATTGCCTCAAGAacagtatatatatagctagacacaggattttttttagagtagACATAAATATAGTAACCACCGGCCGGAGTTCCTCAATATACTCACCAAGTAAATACCTACAACTGTAACGCGCTGATGTTACGTGAGCAGCATGAGCTTGCAGAATCCCCAGGCCGCATGCAAGGTATCAGATCAGTCCTCTTTGCCAGAAGAAAGGGCGAATCAATTCAGCTTGCAGCAACAACATCTGTTGTCGCGCTGGAGCCGAGGAGCTGGCGAAGCTTGGGCTCGCTGTGCTCCGTGTGATTGTTTACATTTGATTTGGTTGTGTCGTCGATCATTGACAGGAAATTTTCCACGATgcgaggagaggaggatgCAACAGCTGCTGGTTTGTCCACGGGCATTTCTACGTTGGTCGGTACAGTGGTGTTCTTCAGTTTCACCTGAGAAGTGATGTTTTGTTCCGTTAAGAGAAAGGTAGATTGAGACAAGGGGCTCAGAATGAACTATTGAACGTTAAGGATGCAGTGTCAGTGAAAAGGGTTCAGTACCGCTAGAGCAGAATTCTCTAATCTGAGCTTCTCGGAGTTTTCCGTTAGCTTGCTGATTTCAGATCGTAGAGATGTGTTCTCAGCTGTAAGTGATTCTACTTGTGTAGCCAACTCCTCTGTCTCAGCCTACACCAAGAGAACACAAAATCATTTGGTTGATTTATTACTGCATTGCTGTACTATGATGTCCATGACAGTTTGTAGATGGCATGAGAGATAATTCAAAACAGGTTTCATGTCCATCTTTCCAGGATATATTGCTTGCATTTTTTAGGATTGGATATTCTCATTGCAGCTGCGTTGATCAAAGAGTACATGCAAGAGAACCTACCGGTTAATCCAAAAAAAAGGGCAAAGATGTATACCTGTTTTCTCAGCCTTGATCGCCTAGCAGATTCCCTATTTGATTGCTTCCTCTTTTCACGTTTTAAATCCCTCTCATCCTGGAAGAGCGAAATTTTGAAATaacaataaaaaattaatCCATGAAAACAAGTTGGTCTAACATATACTATTGGAGGAATAACAATAACCttcccccaaaaaaaatcagaattGAATTGTTCGGtgaattttatttatttagtaCTGGCTCTGAACAACAAAAGATTGGATATACCTTAGTTGATAATTCAGTTGACACCACTGTGTGACTTGGAATTATAACACCTGGTGGTGGAGATATTGGTGTGCCCATTGCTCCAGACTTAGCAGCATTACTAACGCTGGGTTTAATGACTGGAGCTGGAAACAAGTGGTTTGGCAAAATTGCCCCATTTCCCATTAAAACATCTTCATTCCTTGCAGCGCCAGTTGCTTCTGTGCCTGGAGAAAGGCTTAAGGGGTTAACCACTTTCTTGCAAACAGTGAAGCTTATAGCAGGACTTGATTACAATTATGAAGCAATTCAAGGATGCAAGTGTAGCTATTTAACAAataaagaggaaaaaaaatgcaagtttGACTACCAAAAAACCATATAGGGGTACGATATGGCAAACTGCAGTAGGATGACTAATCAAATTAGGTATAACTTAAACCTATGAATATTAAACAAGTTGTTAGAAAAGTGAAATACCAAGTCCACCATCCATGCTCCGTTTCCTAGGAGTCCTGCTCACctgaaaccaaaaaaaaaagagtctaATTCAGCACTATTCTTTGACTGGACAATTCAGCACTATTCAGGCATTAAACTTAAAGCATGGGCAAGCGCACACACAAATTGGTACCTTCAGATCATTTACATCGCTGGAGCCTTCCCCGCTGTAAGCCTCGCTGAATTTACCATCAGAAAAACATAACTTCAGTTTACTGAAGAGTAACAGGAGATGAATAGGAAAATCcacaaagagaagaaaagcatGTAAAAACCTGGatgatgttgtttttttaCTGTTACCACTGCCAGTAGATACTGCAGTCCCATCAATTTCCTTTAGTTTCTTATTGGAACTTTTCTCCTTACTGCTTGCAGATTTGGCTGGCTCCATGCTCAATGGATTTGCCATCTTCAAagcatcaagaaaaaaaatcagattaCTAGAAATTGTCTTAACGAGAAACATAGAGGTTCAGTTCACGTAAGATATCAACATAAGAGGTTAAGATGCTGGTAGAAATATAAAACTAAGGAAATGAGTATGATCCATGGGCATGATGAGTCATCAGAAATGGGAATCTGATTATCTTATACAACTAATTCTTTTCTTCCGATGAGCTACATGGCAAACCTATCCTAAACATGATCTTCTGGtatttcgcaaaaaaaaaagcaatctTCTGGTTTCATGAAAAATTTCCCTACAGCATTTAATTGTTTGCTCAGCGGTGTTCAGTTGTTCCGAAAGTACTGTGTGCCGGAACATTTTAAATTCGCATCATCCTTATTTCCTCCAAACCACAATACTACTATGTCATGATAAAATTAATGGAAGAGCCCAAAATGGTGATAACAACCATCTACCTTTTTCTTTAAATACCAAGAAACACATTATGCTTAAACATTCAATGCTTCAAATTTGAGTTTATTTGAGAATAAGTGCACAGAAGCACATGAGGATTTGATGTTTACCATGGGCACAAGCGGATGTGGGTAAGCTCCACCATGTGGGTACATAGCAGCATATGGTGTTCCAAAAGGGGGTGGCATTAGAGGCTGCAGAGAGGCAACTTAAATTTAATACAGTGTATGAGCTTTGAACCATGCAGGAGAACTGCATGTCAGAAATTATATTAAACATCATGTGA
The Brachypodium distachyon strain Bd21 chromosome 2, Brachypodium_distachyon_v3.0, whole genome shotgun sequence genome window above contains:
- the LOC100835529 gene encoding common plant regulatory factor 1, coding for MAHDEAVVTHKTGKTASPPKDQPAPCPYPDWSAIQAYYGSGVLPPTYFAPAIAPGHAPPPYMWGPQPLMPPPFGTPYAAMYPHGGAYPHPLVPMMANPLSMEPAKSASSKEKSSNKKLKEIDGTAVSTGSGNSKKTTSSSEAYSGEGSSDVNDLKVSRTPRKRSMDGGLGTEATGAARNEDVLMGNGAILPNHLFPAPVIKPSVSNAAKSGAMGTPISPPPGVIIPSHTVVSTELSTKDERDLKREKRKQSNRESARRSRLRKQAETEELATQVESLTAENTSLRSEISKLTENSEKLRLENSALAVKLKNTTVPTNVEMPVDKPAAVASSSPRIVENFLSMIDDTTKSNVNNHTEHSEPKLRQLLGSSATTDVVAAS